The region AAACAAGGTCTTTATGgatttttatgaatataaaaattatcaCACTAGAGTAATATGATTGTgggaatatttaaattatattcaatTCCAAagatctctaatttctgaggtgTAATTAAAGGAAAGTAGCACTAACACAGAATCTTGGTATTGTTCATAGTACTAAGATTACTGCAATTGAACAGAGAATTTCATATTTTGTACAACCTCCTTAATGTTCTCTATGCCTTCTTGTAGAATACCAGCAAGAAAATATGAGGGTATTTTAGTAATGCTTTTTGCTACTGATGAGATCAACAAGAATCCTTATCTTTTACCCAACATGTCGTTGATGTTCACCCGCATCAGTGGCCTGTGTGAAGACACTTTTGGACTTCTGGATCAAATACATTCAccacaaaacaattattttaattttattaattataactgTGGACTACGGACAAGGTGTGACATACAACTTACAGGACCATCATGGGTGTCATCCTTAAAACTGGAAATTACTTATAGGAAACTGAAGGTGAGAATGTGTGACACTGGATGAGTTAACAATGTTCATTCCATTCATAGATGCCTAGGGAGAAACCTTGGtcagcatgtgtttgtgtgtgttcccttTAACACATACTATAACGAATTTAAAATCAGATCGTAGATGGGTACTGTGGAAATAGACAAAACACTTTTCTAGAATGCTCAGACTTGACAAGAATAGTATAGAATACAAAAGGAATAATACAGGCTATTCTTGAATAATTTCACTATCCTTAATGGGAGTTCTGAAAGGTGAGTAATGTTATTTACATGTAAGTCCAAACTTCCTTAAGATCAGATACCTCATGTGGATGTTTCATTCTCTCTTCTACATCTTTTAGATCTTCTTTGGACCATTTAATCCTAACCTGAGTGACCATGACCAATTTCCCCATGTCTATCAGATAGCCACCAAGGACACATGTTTGTCCCATGGCATGGTCTCCTTGATGCTTCATTTTAGATGGACTTGGGTTGGACTGGTCATCTCTGATGATGACCAGGGTATTCAGTTTCTCTCAAACttgagagaagaaatgcaaagatATGGGATCTGTTTAGCTTTTGTGAATATGATCCCAGAAAACATGCAGATATACATGACAAAGGCTAATATATATGATAAACAAATTATGGCATCATCAGCCAAAGTTGTTATCATTTATGGTGAAATGAACTCTACTGTAGAAGTCAGCTTTAGAAGATGGGTTTATTTAGGTGCACAGAGAATCTGGATCACAACCTCACAATGGGATGTCatcacaaacaaaaaagatttcagCCTTGATTTCTATCATGGGTTTGTCAGTTTTGAACACCACCACAGTGAGATTGCTAAATTCAGGAATTTTATCCAAACAATGAATACTTCCATATACCCAGTAGACATTTCTCAGTGTATGCTATGGTGGAATTATTTCAATTGTTCAACATCTAAGAAGAGCAATAGCAAAATGGATCATTTTATATTCAACAATCCAGTGGAATGGTTAGCACTGCACAAATTTGACATGGTCCTGAGTGAAGAAGGTTACAATTTGTATAATGCTGTGTATGCTGCAGCCCACACCTACCATGAACTCATTCTTCAACAAGTAGAGTCTCAACAAATGACAGAACCCAAAGGAGTATTCTCTGACTGTCAGCAGGTAAAGTTTCTTACATTTCATTATGCTTAGATGTATCAGTGTGATCTTTAAATGGCCCTTGAGGAATTCACATGAATTTGTTAGATAGAATTCttgcaataaaaatatttctatactaTAAACTACCTAATGAGTGTTTTACATAGATATGTAGCATGCACAAAAATAACATACAATAGTTTGTTAAAATATGTCTCAACATTTTATCAAATGagttcaatatttaaaataggAGTCAAGAGTTTTATCTTAAAAGCATTAAGTGATAACTAGCCGAGAATAAGTTTCTCAAGAGTAATTTTCTCAATAATTGTTATATTGCTGTGATTAGtagttattcatttaaaataacaattatttataaaaaccTAAATGATGAAGAATGTTCATTTTAAT is a window of Arvicanthis niloticus isolate mArvNil1 chromosome 26, mArvNil1.pat.X, whole genome shotgun sequence DNA encoding:
- the LOC143439447 gene encoding vomeronasal type-2 receptor 116-like isoform X9 is translated as MKKLCAFTISFLLLKFSLILCSLTEPLCFWRIKNNVDNDGDLRSDCGFVLLAIDWPIEEDFYNHVLNFTIPARKYEGILVMLFATDEINKNPYLLPNMSLMFTRISGLCEDTFGLLDQIHSPQNNYFNFINYNCGLRTRCDIQLTGPSWVSSLKLEITYRKLKIFFGPFNPNLSDHDQFPHVYQIATKDTCLSHGMVSLMLHFRWTWVGLVISDDDQGIQFLSNLREEMQRYGICLAFVNMIPENMQIYMTKANIYDKQIMASSAKVVIIYGEMNSTVEVSFRRWVYLGAQRIWITTSQWDVITNKKDFSLDFYHGFVSFEHHHSEIAKFRNFIQTMNTSIYPVDISQCMLWWNYFNCSTSKKSNSKMDHFIFNNPVEWLALHKFDMVLSEEGYNLYNAVYAAAHTYHELILQQVESQQMTEPKGVFSDCQQIWSSV
- the LOC143439447 gene encoding vomeronasal type-2 receptor 116-like isoform X8, with translation MKKLCAFTISFLLLKFSLILCSLTEPLCFWRIKNNVDNDGDLRSDCGFVLLAIDWPIEEDFYNHVLNFTIPARKYEGILVMLFATDEINKNPYLLPNMSLMFTRISGLCEDTFGLLDQIHSPQNNYFNFINYNCGLRTRCDIQLTGPSWVSSLKLEITYRKLKIFFGPFNPNLSDHDQFPHVYQIATKDTCLSHGMVSLMLHFRWTWVGLVISDDDQGIQFLSNLREEMQRYGICLAFVNMIPENMQIYMTKANIYDKQIMASSAKVVIIYGEMNSTVEVSFRRWVYLGAQRIWITTSQWDVITNKKDFSLDFYHGFVSFEHHHSEIAKFRNFIQTMNTSIYPVDISQCMLWWNYFNCSTSKKSNSKMDHFIFNNPVEWLALHKFDMVLSEEGYNLYNAVYAAAHTYHELILQQVESQQMTEPKGVFSDCQQQIWSSV